Proteins encoded in a region of the Pseudomonas sp. GOM7 genome:
- a CDS encoding aminotransferase-like domain-containing protein, whose protein sequence is MTNLLLYQRIAQQLADDIRRGVYQPGERVPSVRKMSAQLNVSHATVLQAYANLEDQGLIRARPQSGFYVHQTPALTAPTPDIAKVERPGLVTRASIINQVLTESRREGVFPLGAAVPHVDYLPVRALHQQLAKVTRFHSPRAFSYMFSPGFEPLRRQVAIRMRDAGVVVDPSEVVITHGCVDALQMSLRVLTKPGDLIAVESPTYYGLLQLADLLGLKVIEIPCDPTTGISLEALQLAANQWPIKALVLTARLSNPLGGTIPEERQRQLLRLAGDYDFQIVEDDIYGELMFEQGPTKALKSHDRDSRVIYCSSFSKTLSPGVRIGWIVAGKYQDEIQRLQTFSTHSACSVTQMAVAAYLENGGYDRHLRHIRQEYRKNLSAFQLAVQQYFPAGTQMTRPKGGFILWVSLPARVNTKDLHVRALQQGISIAPGLIFSNTEQFNHCVRLNCGIPWNREAERALMTLGMLATQLCQEAGGSWEG, encoded by the coding sequence GTGACCAATCTGTTGCTCTATCAACGTATCGCCCAGCAGTTGGCCGACGATATCCGTCGCGGCGTCTACCAGCCGGGGGAACGTGTGCCCTCGGTGCGCAAGATGAGCGCGCAACTCAACGTCAGCCACGCCACGGTGCTACAGGCCTACGCCAATCTGGAAGACCAGGGCCTGATCCGTGCACGGCCGCAATCGGGCTTCTACGTGCATCAGACGCCCGCGCTGACCGCGCCGACCCCGGATATCGCCAAGGTGGAGCGGCCTGGCCTGGTCACCCGCGCCAGCATCATCAATCAGGTACTCACCGAGTCGCGCCGCGAAGGGGTGTTCCCGCTGGGTGCTGCGGTGCCCCATGTCGATTACCTGCCGGTGCGTGCGTTGCACCAGCAACTGGCTAAGGTCACCCGCTTTCATAGCCCGCGTGCCTTCAGCTACATGTTCAGCCCCGGCTTCGAGCCGCTGCGCCGCCAGGTGGCGATCCGCATGCGCGATGCGGGGGTGGTGGTCGACCCGTCCGAGGTGGTGATCACCCATGGTTGCGTCGATGCACTGCAGATGAGCCTGCGCGTGCTGACCAAGCCAGGCGATCTGATTGCCGTGGAATCGCCGACCTACTATGGCCTGCTGCAACTGGCTGACCTGCTCGGCCTCAAGGTCATCGAGATTCCCTGCGACCCCACCACTGGCATCAGCCTCGAAGCGCTGCAACTGGCGGCCAACCAGTGGCCGATCAAGGCACTGGTGCTGACTGCGCGGCTGTCCAACCCGCTGGGCGGAACCATCCCCGAGGAGCGCCAGCGCCAATTGCTGCGCCTAGCCGGCGATTACGATTTCCAGATCGTCGAGGACGATATCTACGGCGAGCTGATGTTCGAGCAGGGGCCGACCAAGGCGCTCAAGTCCCATGATCGCGACAGCCGGGTGATCTATTGCTCGAGCTTCTCTAAGACGCTTTCGCCCGGTGTGCGCATCGGCTGGATCGTCGCCGGCAAGTATCAGGACGAGATTCAGCGGTTGCAGACCTTTTCCACCCATTCGGCGTGCAGCGTTACCCAGATGGCGGTAGCGGCTTACCTGGAGAACGGTGGTTATGACCGCCATCTGCGGCATATCCGCCAGGAGTACCGCAAGAACCTCAGCGCCTTCCAACTGGCCGTGCAGCAGTATTTTCCGGCCGGCACGCAGATGACCCGGCCCAAGGGCGGCTTCATCCTCTGGGTCAGCCTGCCAGCGCGGGTCAATACCAAGGATCTGCACGTGCGCGCCTTGCAGCAGGGTATTTCCATCGCGCCGGGGCTGATCTTCAGCAACACCGAGCAGTTCAACCACTGCGTGCGACTCAATTGCGGCATCCCGTGGAATCGCGAGGCGGAAAGGGCGCTGATGACCCTGGGCATGCTGGCCACGCAGTTGTGCCAGGAGGCGGGTGGCTCATGGGAAGGTTGA
- a CDS encoding OmpA family protein: protein MKGLPMLAVLLVSLTGCALSPSNEEALDAARASFQSVKEDPDVLRAAPKDVIRAGESLARAERLSSYWGSGADVAHYAYLSERYAAIARQHSETRLNQERVAKLELELQRLQLTLREAKLLSVQQHNGWLEEQMVSLAASETDRGLVMTLGDMLFDAGRAELQPAANRTLLKLVQFLQINPQRRVRIEGYTDNTGSVEENLELSRARAQTVADLLIDLGIDAKRIQVVGYGVDFPVAENASARGRAQNRRVEIVFSDERGQLGSER from the coding sequence ATGAAAGGCTTGCCGATGCTCGCAGTGCTGCTCGTTTCGCTCACGGGCTGTGCGCTATCGCCGTCGAACGAAGAGGCCCTCGACGCCGCCCGCGCCAGCTTCCAGTCGGTCAAGGAAGACCCGGACGTGCTGCGTGCCGCCCCCAAGGACGTGATCCGCGCCGGTGAATCCCTGGCTCGCGCCGAGCGCCTGTCCAGTTACTGGGGCAGTGGGGCGGACGTGGCCCACTATGCCTACCTCAGCGAACGCTATGCTGCCATCGCCCGCCAGCACAGCGAAACCCGCTTGAACCAGGAGCGCGTGGCCAAGCTGGAGCTGGAGTTGCAGCGCCTGCAACTGACTCTGCGCGAGGCCAAGTTGCTCAGCGTGCAGCAGCACAATGGCTGGCTCGAGGAGCAGATGGTCAGCCTCGCCGCCAGCGAGACGGATCGTGGCCTGGTGATGACCCTGGGTGACATGCTCTTCGACGCCGGGCGTGCCGAGCTGCAGCCAGCGGCCAATCGCACCTTGCTCAAGCTCGTGCAGTTCCTGCAGATCAACCCGCAGCGCCGTGTGCGCATCGAGGGCTATACCGACAACACTGGCAGCGTCGAGGAGAACCTGGAGCTGTCACGGGCCCGGGCGCAGACGGTGGCTGATCTGCTGATCGACCTGGGTATAGACGCCAAGCGCATCCAGGTGGTGGGCTATGGCGTCGACTTCCCGGTGGCGGAAAACGCCTCGGCACGCGGGCGGGCGCAGAACCGCCGGGTGGAGATCGTCTTCTCCGATGAGCGCGGGCAACTGGGTAGCGAACGCTAG
- a CDS encoding DUF4398 domain-containing protein — protein sequence MIDRYLCRLILPLALAGCASDPAPTEQLRLTEQALSQVQALAVGAEQAPLLAQAEDKYARARIAAADEDNKEARLLAEQAELDARLAEAEHLNVRSREQLTELNRRIARLRQQLGAM from the coding sequence GTGATCGATCGATACCTTTGCAGACTCATACTACCCCTGGCGCTCGCTGGCTGTGCCAGTGATCCGGCACCGACCGAGCAGTTGCGCCTGACCGAACAGGCCCTGAGCCAGGTGCAGGCGCTGGCTGTTGGCGCCGAGCAGGCGCCGTTGCTGGCCCAGGCCGAGGACAAGTACGCGCGCGCTCGGATCGCTGCTGCGGACGAGGACAACAAGGAGGCACGCCTGCTGGCCGAGCAGGCCGAGCTGGATGCGCGCCTGGCCGAAGCCGAGCACCTCAACGTCAGGAGCCGCGAGCAACTGACCGAGCTCAATCGCCGTATTGCTCGACTGCGCCAGCAACTGGGGGCGATGTGA
- a CDS encoding substrate-binding periplasmic protein produces the protein MLKCFASKSLLLWLGLLILPGSLLAAGKCERLVATGNPEYPPYLWRDPQNPKQLIGANADLLKQLGKELGVTIEMIHTGPWSQAQEEVRSGRVDLLVGAFITLPRLESMDYVHPAFFITPSVVWVRKGEGFPYGSWVDLQGHKGDTLVGNSFGQQFDAFAKQNLTLEGVASLTQAFQKLLLGRTDYVLSEHYPGLALAETLGVDSDLEVLEPPISSEGLYLALSHNSACNEPWLRGQLARKMTEMVAAGVPEQFLQRNLALWQAQQMQPDPVGDANQ, from the coding sequence ATGCTCAAGTGCTTTGCATCGAAGTCTCTGCTGTTGTGGCTGGGCCTGCTGATCTTGCCGGGCTCATTGCTCGCGGCTGGCAAGTGCGAGCGTCTGGTGGCCACGGGGAATCCCGAGTACCCGCCTTATCTGTGGCGTGATCCGCAGAACCCCAAGCAGCTGATCGGGGCCAATGCCGACCTGCTCAAGCAACTGGGCAAGGAGCTGGGCGTGACCATCGAGATGATCCACACTGGCCCCTGGTCGCAGGCGCAGGAAGAGGTGCGCAGCGGGCGTGTCGACCTGCTGGTCGGCGCCTTCATCACCCTGCCACGGCTAGAGAGCATGGATTATGTACACCCCGCGTTCTTCATCACGCCAAGCGTGGTCTGGGTGCGCAAGGGTGAAGGTTTCCCGTATGGCAGTTGGGTCGATCTGCAAGGGCACAAGGGTGACACCCTGGTGGGCAACAGCTTCGGCCAGCAGTTCGATGCTTTCGCCAAGCAGAACCTGACCCTGGAAGGTGTCGCCAGTCTCACCCAGGCGTTCCAGAAGCTCTTGCTCGGGCGTACCGACTATGTGCTTTCTGAGCATTACCCCGGCCTGGCGCTGGCGGAAACCCTGGGTGTGGACAGCGACCTCGAGGTACTGGAACCGCCGATTTCCAGCGAGGGTTTGTACCTCGCGCTGTCGCACAATTCGGCCTGTAACGAGCCCTGGCTGCGCGGACAGCTTGCGCGCAAGATGACAGAAATGGTTGCCGCAGGCGTGCCCGAGCAGTTCCTGCAGCGCAATCTGGCGTTGTGGCAAGCGCAGCAGATGCAACCCGACCCCGTTGGCGATGCCAATCAGTAG
- a CDS encoding alpha/beta fold hydrolase yields the protein MKKCLLGLVLLLALAATTLYLFPATQLASLRLIEQYRAGMSHERTRVGDLNIHYYQGGPAEGEVVVLIHGFAADKDNWLRFSRYLTDRYRVIALDLPGFGESDRPAGSYDVGTQAERLANILDALGLQHVHLLGNSMGGHIAALYAARYPEHVRSLALFDNAGVTAPHLSELYQRLLQGQPNPLIVHQPKDFQALLDFVFVEPPYLPESLEHYLAERAMANAAYYEQVFAQLVERYVPLEPQLAKISAPTLLLWGRQDRVLDVSSIEVMQPLLQKPSVAIMEGVGHVPMLERPEQSALLYRQFLQGVQ from the coding sequence ATGAAAAAATGCCTGCTTGGCCTCGTACTGCTTCTCGCCCTTGCCGCAACGACGCTCTACCTCTTCCCCGCAACTCAACTGGCCAGCCTGCGTCTGATCGAACAGTACCGCGCCGGCATGAGCCACGAGCGAACGCGCGTCGGCGATCTTAACATTCATTATTACCAGGGCGGGCCAGCAGAGGGCGAAGTGGTGGTGCTGATCCATGGCTTCGCCGCCGACAAGGACAACTGGCTGCGTTTCTCCCGTTACCTGACGGATCGCTATCGGGTCATCGCACTCGACCTGCCCGGCTTCGGCGAAAGCGACCGCCCGGCCGGCAGTTACGATGTCGGCACTCAGGCCGAACGCCTGGCCAACATCCTCGACGCCCTGGGCCTGCAGCATGTCCACCTGCTGGGCAACTCCATGGGCGGCCACATCGCCGCGCTGTATGCGGCGCGTTACCCTGAGCATGTGCGCTCCCTGGCATTGTTCGATAACGCTGGCGTCACCGCCCCGCACCTGAGCGAGCTTTACCAGCGCCTGCTGCAAGGCCAGCCCAACCCATTGATCGTTCATCAGCCAAAGGACTTCCAGGCCCTGTTGGACTTCGTCTTCGTCGAGCCTCCCTACCTGCCCGAGTCGCTCGAGCATTACCTGGCCGAACGCGCCATGGCCAACGCGGCGTATTACGAGCAGGTCTTCGCGCAACTGGTGGAGCGCTACGTTCCGCTGGAGCCACAACTGGCGAAGATCAGCGCGCCAACCCTGCTGCTCTGGGGCCGGCAAGATCGGGTGCTGGACGTGTCCAGTATCGAGGTGATGCAGCCGCTGCTGCAGAAGCCGAGCGTGGCTATCATGGAGGGTGTCGGTCACGTGCCCATGCTCGAACGCCCCGAGCAGAGCGCCCTGCTCTATCGGCAGTTTCTACAAGGTGTGCAGTGA
- a CDS encoding electron transfer flavoprotein subunit alpha/FixB family protein, with product MAILVIAEHSNAALAPATLNVVTAAQKIGGDIHVLVAGSNASAAAEAAAKVAGVAKVLLADDAAYAHQLPENVAPLIAELGKNYSHILAAATTNGKNYLPRVAAQLDVDQISEIIAVESADTFKRPIYAGNAIATVQSSAAVKVITVRTTGFDAAAAEGGSAAVEAVSGPADAGKSAFVGEELAKSDRPELTAAKIVVSGGRGMGNGDNFKHLYALADKLGAAVGASRAAVDAGFVPNDMQVGQTGKIVAPQLYIAVGISGAIQHLAGMKDSKVIVAINKDEEAPIFQVADYGLVADLFEAVPELEKLV from the coding sequence ATGGCTATTCTGGTTATCGCTGAACACAGCAACGCCGCTCTGGCGCCCGCCACCCTCAACGTCGTCACTGCCGCGCAGAAGATCGGTGGCGATATCCACGTGCTGGTTGCCGGCAGCAACGCTTCTGCCGCAGCCGAAGCCGCTGCCAAGGTTGCTGGCGTGGCCAAGGTACTGCTGGCTGACGACGCCGCCTACGCGCATCAACTGCCGGAGAACGTCGCGCCGCTGATCGCCGAGCTGGGCAAGAACTACAGCCACATCCTGGCTGCTGCCACCACCAACGGCAAGAACTACCTGCCGCGCGTGGCCGCGCAACTGGACGTTGACCAGATCTCCGAGATCATCGCCGTCGAGAGCGCCGACACCTTCAAGCGTCCGATCTACGCCGGTAACGCCATCGCCACTGTGCAGTCCTCGGCTGCCGTCAAGGTGATCACCGTGCGTACCACCGGTTTCGACGCCGCCGCTGCCGAAGGTGGCTCCGCTGCCGTCGAAGCGGTATCCGGTCCGGCCGATGCCGGCAAGTCCGCCTTCGTCGGTGAAGAGCTGGCCAAGTCCGACCGTCCGGAGCTGACCGCTGCCAAGATCGTCGTCTCCGGCGGCCGTGGCATGGGCAATGGCGACAACTTCAAGCACCTCTACGCCCTGGCCGACAAGCTCGGCGCTGCCGTCGGTGCTTCCCGTGCCGCCGTGGACGCCGGCTTCGTACCGAACGACATGCAGGTCGGCCAGACCGGCAAGATCGTCGCGCCGCAGCTATACATCGCCGTCGGCATCTCTGGTGCCATCCAGCACCTGGCCGGTATGAAGGACTCGAAGGTGATCGTGGCGATCAACAAGGACGAAGAAGCGCCGATCTTCCAGGTGGCTGACTACGGTCTGGTGGCCGATCTGTTCGAGGCCGTACCGGAGCTGGAAAAGCTGGTTTAA
- a CDS encoding electron transfer flavoprotein subunit beta/FixA family protein, whose amino-acid sequence MKVLVAVKRVVDYNVKVRVKADNSGVDLANVKMSMNPFCEIAVEEAVRLKEKGVASEIVVVSIGPTTAQEQLRTALALGADRAILVESSDELNSLAVAKLLKAVVDKEQPKLVILGKQAIDSDNNQTGQMLAALSGYAQGTFASKVEVAGDKVNVTREIDGGLQTVALNLPAIVTTDLRLNEPRYASLPNIMKAKKKPLETVTPDALGVSTASTVKTLKVEAPAARSAGIKVKSVAELVEKLKNEAKVI is encoded by the coding sequence ATGAAGGTTCTTGTAGCTGTCAAACGAGTGGTCGACTACAACGTCAAGGTCCGCGTCAAGGCGGACAACAGCGGCGTCGACCTCGCCAACGTCAAGATGTCCATGAACCCCTTCTGCGAAATCGCCGTGGAAGAAGCCGTACGCCTGAAGGAGAAGGGCGTGGCGAGCGAGATCGTCGTCGTCTCCATCGGCCCGACCACCGCTCAGGAACAACTGCGTACCGCCCTGGCACTCGGCGCCGACCGTGCCATCCTGGTCGAGTCCAGCGACGAGCTGAACTCCCTGGCCGTGGCCAAGCTGCTCAAGGCCGTGGTCGACAAGGAGCAACCGAAGCTGGTGATTCTCGGCAAGCAGGCCATCGACAGTGACAACAACCAGACCGGCCAGATGCTGGCCGCGCTGAGCGGCTACGCCCAGGGCACCTTCGCCTCCAAGGTGGAAGTCGCCGGCGACAAGGTCAACGTCACCCGCGAGATCGATGGCGGTCTGCAGACCGTGGCCCTCAACCTGCCGGCCATCGTCACCACCGACCTGCGCCTGAACGAGCCGCGCTACGCGTCGCTGCCGAACATCATGAAGGCCAAGAAGAAGCCGCTGGAAACCGTTACCCCGGACGCTCTGGGCGTTTCCACCGCGTCCACCGTCAAGACCCTGAAAGTCGAAGCGCCGGCTGCCCGCAGCGCCGGCATCAAGGTCAAGTCCGTGGCTGAACTGGTCGAGAAACTGAAGAACGAGGCGAAGGTAATCTAA
- a CDS encoding electron transfer flavoprotein-ubiquinone oxidoreductase produces MEREFMEFDVVIVGAGPSGLSAACRLKQKAAEAGQEISVCVVEKGSEVGAHILSGAVFEPRALNELFPDWKELGAPLNTPVKGDDIYLLKDAESAVKLPGFFVPKTMHNEGNYIISLGNLCRWLAQQAENLGVEIYPGFAAQEALIDDNGVVRGIVTGDLGVDREGNPKEGYYTPGMELRAKYTLFAEGCRGHIGKQLIKKYKLDSEADAQHYGIGIKEIWDIDPAKHQQGLVVHTAGWPLDIMGKENTGGSFLYHLENNQVVVGLIVDLSYANPHLSPFDEFQRYKHHPVVKQYLEGGKRVAYGARAICKGGLNSLPKMVFPGGALIGCDLGTLNFAKIKGSHTAMKSGMLAADAIAEALAAGREGGDELTNYVDGFKASWLYDELFRSRNFGAAIHKYGTLIGGGINWLDQNVFGGKAPFTLHDNKPDYACLKPAAECAKIDYPKPDGKLSFDKLSSVFLSNTNHEEEQPCHLKLADPSIPLAKNLPLYDEPAQRYCPAGVYEVVTQEDGEKKFQINAQNCVHCKTCDIKDPAQNITWVAPEGTGGPNYPNM; encoded by the coding sequence GTGGAACGCGAATTTATGGAGTTCGACGTCGTCATCGTCGGCGCCGGCCCGTCTGGCCTTTCCGCCGCCTGCCGACTGAAACAGAAAGCCGCTGAAGCGGGCCAGGAGATCAGCGTCTGCGTGGTCGAGAAAGGCTCCGAAGTCGGCGCTCACATCCTCTCCGGCGCGGTCTTCGAGCCTCGCGCTTTGAACGAACTGTTCCCTGACTGGAAAGAACTGGGCGCCCCACTCAACACCCCGGTCAAGGGTGACGACATCTACCTGCTCAAGGACGCCGAGAGCGCCGTCAAGCTGCCCGGCTTCTTCGTGCCCAAGACCATGCACAACGAGGGCAACTATATCATCTCCCTCGGCAATCTGTGCCGCTGGCTGGCCCAGCAGGCCGAGAACCTGGGCGTGGAAATCTACCCCGGCTTCGCCGCTCAGGAAGCGCTGATCGACGACAACGGCGTGGTGCGTGGCATCGTCACCGGCGACCTGGGCGTCGACCGCGAAGGCAACCCGAAGGAAGGCTACTACACCCCGGGCATGGAACTGCGCGCCAAGTACACCCTGTTCGCCGAGGGCTGCCGTGGCCATATCGGCAAGCAACTGATCAAGAAGTACAAACTCGACAGCGAAGCCGACGCCCAGCACTACGGCATCGGCATCAAGGAAATCTGGGACATCGACCCGGCCAAGCACCAGCAGGGCCTGGTGGTGCATACCGCCGGCTGGCCGCTGGACATCATGGGCAAGGAAAACACCGGCGGTTCCTTCCTCTATCACCTGGAGAACAACCAGGTAGTGGTCGGACTGATCGTCGACCTGTCCTACGCCAACCCTCACCTGTCGCCTTTCGACGAGTTCCAGCGCTATAAGCACCACCCGGTGGTCAAGCAGTATCTGGAAGGTGGCAAGCGTGTCGCCTACGGTGCCCGCGCCATCTGCAAGGGCGGCCTGAACTCGCTGCCGAAGATGGTCTTCCCCGGTGGCGCGCTGATCGGCTGCGACCTCGGCACCCTGAACTTCGCCAAGATCAAGGGCAGCCATACCGCGATGAAGTCGGGCATGCTGGCTGCCGATGCCATCGCCGAAGCCCTGGCCGCAGGCCGTGAGGGCGGCGACGAGCTGACCAACTACGTCGACGGCTTCAAGGCCAGCTGGCTGTACGACGAACTGTTCCGCAGCCGTAACTTCGGCGCGGCCATCCACAAGTACGGCACCCTGATCGGCGGCGGCATCAACTGGCTGGATCAGAACGTCTTCGGCGGCAAGGCGCCCTTCACCCTGCACGACAACAAGCCGGACTATGCCTGCCTCAAGCCGGCAGCCGAGTGCGCCAAGATCGACTATCCCAAGCCGGACGGCAAACTGAGCTTCGACAAGCTGAGTTCGGTGTTCCTCTCCAACACCAACCATGAAGAAGAGCAGCCCTGCCACCTCAAGCTCGCCGACCCGAGCATTCCGCTGGCGAAGAACCTGCCGCTGTACGACGAACCGGCGCAGCGCTACTGCCCGGCCGGCGTGTACGAGGTAGTGACGCAGGAAGACGGCGAGAAGAAGTTCCAGATCAACGCGCAGAACTGCGTGCACTGCAAGACCTGCGACATCAAGGATCCGGCGCAGAACATCACCTGGGTGGCACCGGAAGGCACCGGCGGGCCGAACTACCCCAACATGTAA
- a CDS encoding SDR family oxidoreductase, which yields MFEWGSEAASNTGRVVLVTGAARGIGLGIAAWLICEGWQVVLTDVDRERGSKVARALGANAWFVAMDVAKEDQVSVGVAEVLGQFGRLDALVCNAAIADPHTPPLESLDLRRWNRILAVNLTGAMLLAKHCAPYLRGHRGAIVNIASTRASQSEANCEAYAASKGGLLALTHALAISLGPEVRVNCVSPGWIDARDPVQQRREPLSVFDHAQHPVGRVGTVEDIAAQVAWLLSDDAGFVTGQEFVIDGGMSRKMIYQE from the coding sequence ATGTTCGAGTGGGGCAGTGAGGCCGCGTCCAATACCGGGCGAGTCGTGCTGGTGACCGGCGCGGCTCGCGGTATCGGCCTGGGCATCGCCGCCTGGCTGATCTGCGAAGGCTGGCAGGTGGTGCTGACGGACGTCGACCGCGAACGCGGCTCCAAGGTGGCACGAGCGCTGGGTGCCAATGCCTGGTTCGTGGCCATGGACGTGGCCAAGGAAGATCAGGTCAGTGTCGGCGTCGCCGAAGTGCTTGGCCAGTTCGGTCGCCTCGATGCGCTGGTGTGCAACGCCGCCATCGCCGACCCGCATACGCCGCCGCTGGAATCGCTCGACCTCAGGCGCTGGAACCGCATACTGGCGGTGAACCTCACCGGCGCCATGCTGCTGGCCAAGCACTGTGCGCCATATTTGCGTGGTCATCGCGGCGCCATCGTCAATATTGCCTCGACCCGCGCCAGCCAGTCCGAGGCCAACTGCGAGGCCTATGCCGCGAGCAAGGGTGGCCTGCTGGCGCTGACCCATGCGCTGGCCATCAGCCTGGGGCCGGAGGTGCGAGTCAATTGCGTCAGCCCGGGCTGGATCGATGCCCGTGACCCCGTACAGCAACGGCGCGAGCCGCTCTCGGTGTTCGACCATGCGCAGCATCCGGTCGGCCGTGTCGGCACCGTGGAGGATATTGCAGCGCAAGTGGCCTGGCTGCTCTCCGATGATGCCGGTTTCGTCACCGGGCAGGAGTTCGTCATCGACGGCGGCATGAGCCGCAAGATGATTTACCAGGAGTAG
- a CDS encoding O-succinylhomoserine sulfhydrylase: MTLEWEAGRLDSDLDGAGFDTLAVRAGQRRSPEGEHGEALFLTSSYVFRTAADAASRFAGEVPGNVYSRYTNPTVRTFEERIAALEGAEQAVATASGMSAILAIVMSLCSGGDHVLVSRSVFGSTISLFEKYLKRFGVEVDYVPLADLDAWKEAFKPNTRLLFVESPSNPLAELVDIAALADIAHARGALLAVDNCFCTPALQQPLKLGADIVMHSATKYIDGQGRGLGGVVAGRREQMKEVVGFLRTAGPTLSPFNAWLFLKGLETLRIRMQAQSDSALQLALWLEQQPQVERVYYAGLPSHPQHELAKRQQSAFGAVVSFEVKGGRDAAWKVIDATRVISITTNLGDTKTTIAHPATTSHGRLTPQERANAGIRDSLIRVAVGLEDLGDLKADLARGLAAL; encoded by the coding sequence ATGACACTGGAATGGGAAGCCGGTCGGCTCGACAGCGATCTGGATGGCGCAGGCTTCGATACCCTGGCGGTGCGTGCCGGCCAGCGCCGTTCGCCGGAAGGCGAGCACGGCGAGGCACTGTTCCTCACCTCCAGCTACGTGTTCCGCACGGCGGCCGATGCTGCTTCGCGTTTCGCTGGCGAGGTGCCGGGCAACGTTTATTCGCGTTATACCAACCCTACGGTGCGCACCTTCGAGGAGCGCATCGCCGCCCTGGAGGGCGCCGAACAGGCGGTGGCCACGGCTTCCGGCATGTCGGCCATCCTCGCCATCGTCATGAGCCTGTGCAGCGGCGGCGACCACGTGCTGGTGTCGCGCAGCGTGTTCGGCTCCACCATCAGCCTGTTCGAGAAGTACCTCAAGCGCTTCGGTGTCGAGGTGGATTACGTGCCGCTGGCCGATCTCGACGCCTGGAAGGAAGCGTTCAAGCCCAACACCCGGCTGTTGTTCGTCGAGTCGCCCTCCAACCCGCTGGCCGAGCTGGTGGATATCGCCGCGCTGGCCGACATCGCCCATGCCCGTGGTGCGCTGCTGGCGGTGGACAACTGCTTCTGCACGCCGGCGCTGCAGCAGCCGTTGAAGCTGGGCGCCGATATCGTCATGCATTCGGCCACCAAGTACATCGACGGTCAGGGCCGTGGCCTGGGGGGCGTGGTTGCAGGGCGCCGCGAGCAGATGAAGGAGGTGGTCGGCTTTCTGCGTACCGCCGGCCCGACCCTGAGCCCGTTCAACGCCTGGCTGTTCCTCAAGGGGCTGGAGACCCTGCGCATCCGCATGCAGGCGCAGAGCGACAGCGCCCTGCAACTGGCGCTGTGGCTGGAACAACAGCCGCAGGTGGAGCGGGTGTATTACGCCGGGCTGCCCAGCCATCCGCAGCACGAGCTGGCGAAGCGGCAGCAGAGTGCCTTCGGTGCGGTGGTCAGCTTCGAGGTCAAGGGCGGGCGTGACGCCGCCTGGAAGGTGATCGACGCCACCCGCGTCATTTCCATCACCACCAACCTCGGCGACACCAAGACCACCATCGCCCATCCGGCCACCACCTCACACGGGCGTCTGACCCCGCAGGAGCGTGCCAATGCCGGTATCCGCGACAGCCTGATCCGCGTCGCGGTCGGCCTGGAAGACCTGGGTGATCTGAAGGCCGATCTGGCACGCGGCCTGGCCGCGCTCTGA